The Populus nigra chromosome 14, ddPopNigr1.1, whole genome shotgun sequence genome has a segment encoding these proteins:
- the LOC133672599 gene encoding nucleobase-ascorbate transporter 11 isoform X1 has product MAIGSSSSDSRPSPAGPDPQSQREVKRANANNKIDPFVPRTDHNPRELRSWAKRTGFVSTFSSETTTSNDTATPTPASDLYNRAVDNNNHHRNGGSSPKIEIDPILGRTRQLNSRIEIEPESRPGNDDRGLGLRDESKKRIVGNDVLGAIPNKDEVGLNGTGNEPKKGEVNDFDHVGIEVYPFGEELIANEGWNNRQSGMRYGLRDNPGFALLMYYGLQHYLSMAGSLIFIPLIIVPAMGGTDRDTAEVISTMLLISGITTILHSYFGTRLPLVQGSSFVYLAPALVIINAREYRNLTEHKFRHIMRELQGAIIVGSLFQTILGFTGFMSLLLRLINPVVVAPTVAAVGLAFFSYGFPQAGSCVEISIPLILLVLIFTLYLRGISIFGHRIFQIYAVPLSVLMIWTYAFFLTAGGAYNYKGCSPDIPSSNILVDACRKHAYTMQHCRTDASNAWRTAAWVRIPYPLQWGVPIFHFRTSLIMIIVSLVASVDSVGTYHSTSLLVNSKPPTPRIVSRGIALEGFCSVLAGIWGSGTGSTTLTENVHTVNITRVASRRVVEVGAAFLILFSFIGKVGAILASIPQALAASILCFMWGLIVSLGLSTLQYSQTASFRNITIVGVSLFLGLTIPAYFQQYQPESSLILPSYFVPYAAASNGPVQTSSKQFDFAMNALMSLNMVVTLLVAFVLDNTVPGSRQERGVYIWSRAEDMATDTSLHADYSLPSKVSRFFCCARCLHA; this is encoded by the exons ATGGCAATAGGCTCGTCGAGCTCTGACTCACGACCCAGTCCCGCCGGGCCCGACCCGCAGTCACAAAGAGAAGTAAAAAGAGCTAATGCTAACAACAAGATTGATCCATTTGTGCCCAGAACTGATCACAATCCCAGGGAGCTGAGATCTTGGGCTAAGAGAACTGGTTTCGTCTCTACTTTCTCTTCTGAAACCACCACAAGCAATGACACGGCCACGCCAACTCCTGCCTCTGACTTGTATAATAGAGCTGTTGATAACAACAACCATCATAGAAATGGTGGGTCCTCTCCCAAAATCGAGATCGACCCGATTCTGGGACGGACCAGGCAGCTCAACAGTCGCATCGAAATTGAACCGGAATCTAGGCCTGGAAATGACGACAGGGGTTTGGGGTTAAGAGATGAGAGTAAGAAAAGGATAGTTGGGAATGATGTTTTGGGAGCTATTCCTAATAAAGATGAAGTTGGGCTAAATGGAACTGGAAATGAGCCAAAGAAAGGAGAAGTAAATGATTTTGATCATGTTGGCATTGAAGTTTATCCATTTGGGGAGGAACTGATTGCCAATGAAGGTTGGAATAATAGACAAAGTGGAATGAGATATGGATTAAGAGACAATCCGGGTTTTG CCCTGCTTATGTATTATGGCCTGCAGCATTATTTATCAATGGCAGGCTCCCTGATTTTCATCCCCTTAATCATCGTACCAGCCATGGGTGGAACAGAT AGGGATACCGCCGAAGTGATTTCTACTATGTTGCTGATCTCTGGCATTACAACTATACTGCACTCCTACTTTGGCACCCGACTTCCATTAGTTCAAGGGAGTTCATTTGTATATTTAGCACCAGCATTAGTTATAATTAATGCTCGGGAATATCGGAATCTAACGGAACAT AAATTTAGACACATTATGAGGGAACTGCAAGGGGCTATAATTGTTGGTTCTCTATTCCAAACCATCTTGGGATTCACTGGTTTCATGTCTCTTCTTCTAAG ATTGATTAATCCAGTTGTCGTTGCACCAACTGTTGCTGCAGTAGGTTTGGCATTTTTTAGCTATGGTTTTCCACAAGCTGGAAGCTGTGTAGAAATCAGCATTCCTTTGATACTACTGGTTCTTATATTTACCCTA TACCTCCGAGGAATATCTATCTTTGGTCATCGCATATTCCAAATATATGCG GTCCCCTTGAGCGTCCTTATGATATGGACATATGCATTCTTCTTGACAGCTGGTGGAGCATACAACTACAAAGGTTGTAGCCCTGATATACCTAGTTCTAACATCTTAGTGGATGCGTGTAGAAAGCATGCATATACAATGCAGCACTGCAGGACTGATGCTTCCAATGCATGGAGAACTGCTGCTTGGGTCAGAATACCGTACCCATTGCAGTGGGGTGTGCCCATCTTCCATTTTAGGACTTCCCTGATCATGATAATAGTATCACTAGTTGCATCCGTGGATTCG GTTGGAACTTATCACTCCACATCTTTGCTTGTTAATTCAAAGCCTCCAACTCCACGAATTGTCAGCAGAGGAATTGCGTTGGAGGGCTTCTGCAGTGTATTGGCTGGAATTTGGGGTAGTGGCACCGGTTCAACAACATTAACAGAAAATGTTCATACTGTCAATATAACAAGGGTGGCCAGTCGAAGGGTTGTGGAGGTTGGAGCAGCTTTCTTGATCCTGTTCTCATTTATAG GAAAAGTGGGTGCCATACTTGCATCAATACCCCAGGCCTTGGCTGCTTCAATACTTTGCTTCATGTGGGGCCTTATTGTATCACTAGGTCTCTCAACTTTGCAGTACAGCCAAACAGCAAGTTTTAGGAACATCACAATAGTAGGTGTTTCACTGTTCCTTGGATTAACAATTCCTGCGTACTTCCAGCAGTATCAACCTGAATCCAGCTTGATACTGCCAAGTTATTTTGTTCCATATGCGGCAGCATCAAATGGACCAGTCCAAACCAGCAGTAAACAA tttgattttgcGATGAACGCTCTcatgtccttgaacatggttgTGACACTCTTGGTCGCATTTGTGCTTGACAACACCGTCCCAGGTAGCCGGCAAGAAAGAGGAGTGTACATATGGTCTCGTGCTGAAGACATGGCAACTGACACATCTTTGCATGCAGATTATTCCCTGCCAAGTAAAGTTTCCAGATTTTTCTGTTGTGCAAGGTGTTTGCATGCATGA
- the LOC133672599 gene encoding nucleobase-ascorbate transporter 11 isoform X2, which yields MAIGSSSSDSRPSPAGPDPQSQREVKRANANNKIDPFVPRTDHNPRELRSWAKRTGFVSTFSSETTTSNDTATPTPASDLYNRAVDNNNHHRNGGSSPKIEIDPILGRTRQLNSRIEIEPESRPGNDDRGLGLRDESKKRIVGNDVLGAIPNKDEVGLNGTGNEPKKGEVNDFDHVGIEVYPFGEELIANEGWNNRQSGMRYGLRDNPGFALLMYYGLQHYLSMAGSLIFIPLIIVPAMGGTDRDTAEVISTMLLISGITTILHSYFGTRLPLVQGSSFVYLAPALVIINAREYRNLTEHKFRHIMRELQGAIIVGSLFQTILGFTGFMSLLLRLINPVVVAPTVAAVGLAFFSYGFPQAGSCVEISIPLILLVLIFTLYLRGISIFGHRIFQIYAVPLSVLMIWTYAFFLTAGGAYNYKGCSPDIPSSNILVDACRKHAYTMQHCRTDASNAWRTAAWVRIPYPLQWGVPIFHFRTSLIMIIVSLVASVDSVGTYHSTSLLVNSKPPTPRIVSRGIALEGFCSVLAGIWGSGTGSTTLTENVHTVNITRVASRRVVEVGAAFLILFSFIGKVGAILASIPQALAASILCFMWGLIVSLGLSTLQYSQTASFRNITIVGVSLFLGLTIPAYFQQYQPESSLILPSYFVPYAAASNGPVQTSSKQVCLFAISIF from the exons ATGGCAATAGGCTCGTCGAGCTCTGACTCACGACCCAGTCCCGCCGGGCCCGACCCGCAGTCACAAAGAGAAGTAAAAAGAGCTAATGCTAACAACAAGATTGATCCATTTGTGCCCAGAACTGATCACAATCCCAGGGAGCTGAGATCTTGGGCTAAGAGAACTGGTTTCGTCTCTACTTTCTCTTCTGAAACCACCACAAGCAATGACACGGCCACGCCAACTCCTGCCTCTGACTTGTATAATAGAGCTGTTGATAACAACAACCATCATAGAAATGGTGGGTCCTCTCCCAAAATCGAGATCGACCCGATTCTGGGACGGACCAGGCAGCTCAACAGTCGCATCGAAATTGAACCGGAATCTAGGCCTGGAAATGACGACAGGGGTTTGGGGTTAAGAGATGAGAGTAAGAAAAGGATAGTTGGGAATGATGTTTTGGGAGCTATTCCTAATAAAGATGAAGTTGGGCTAAATGGAACTGGAAATGAGCCAAAGAAAGGAGAAGTAAATGATTTTGATCATGTTGGCATTGAAGTTTATCCATTTGGGGAGGAACTGATTGCCAATGAAGGTTGGAATAATAGACAAAGTGGAATGAGATATGGATTAAGAGACAATCCGGGTTTTG CCCTGCTTATGTATTATGGCCTGCAGCATTATTTATCAATGGCAGGCTCCCTGATTTTCATCCCCTTAATCATCGTACCAGCCATGGGTGGAACAGAT AGGGATACCGCCGAAGTGATTTCTACTATGTTGCTGATCTCTGGCATTACAACTATACTGCACTCCTACTTTGGCACCCGACTTCCATTAGTTCAAGGGAGTTCATTTGTATATTTAGCACCAGCATTAGTTATAATTAATGCTCGGGAATATCGGAATCTAACGGAACAT AAATTTAGACACATTATGAGGGAACTGCAAGGGGCTATAATTGTTGGTTCTCTATTCCAAACCATCTTGGGATTCACTGGTTTCATGTCTCTTCTTCTAAG ATTGATTAATCCAGTTGTCGTTGCACCAACTGTTGCTGCAGTAGGTTTGGCATTTTTTAGCTATGGTTTTCCACAAGCTGGAAGCTGTGTAGAAATCAGCATTCCTTTGATACTACTGGTTCTTATATTTACCCTA TACCTCCGAGGAATATCTATCTTTGGTCATCGCATATTCCAAATATATGCG GTCCCCTTGAGCGTCCTTATGATATGGACATATGCATTCTTCTTGACAGCTGGTGGAGCATACAACTACAAAGGTTGTAGCCCTGATATACCTAGTTCTAACATCTTAGTGGATGCGTGTAGAAAGCATGCATATACAATGCAGCACTGCAGGACTGATGCTTCCAATGCATGGAGAACTGCTGCTTGGGTCAGAATACCGTACCCATTGCAGTGGGGTGTGCCCATCTTCCATTTTAGGACTTCCCTGATCATGATAATAGTATCACTAGTTGCATCCGTGGATTCG GTTGGAACTTATCACTCCACATCTTTGCTTGTTAATTCAAAGCCTCCAACTCCACGAATTGTCAGCAGAGGAATTGCGTTGGAGGGCTTCTGCAGTGTATTGGCTGGAATTTGGGGTAGTGGCACCGGTTCAACAACATTAACAGAAAATGTTCATACTGTCAATATAACAAGGGTGGCCAGTCGAAGGGTTGTGGAGGTTGGAGCAGCTTTCTTGATCCTGTTCTCATTTATAG GAAAAGTGGGTGCCATACTTGCATCAATACCCCAGGCCTTGGCTGCTTCAATACTTTGCTTCATGTGGGGCCTTATTGTATCACTAGGTCTCTCAACTTTGCAGTACAGCCAAACAGCAAGTTTTAGGAACATCACAATAGTAGGTGTTTCACTGTTCCTTGGATTAACAATTCCTGCGTACTTCCAGCAGTATCAACCTGAATCCAGCTTGATACTGCCAAGTTATTTTGTTCCATATGCGGCAGCATCAAATGGACCAGTCCAAACCAGCAGTAAACAAGTATGTCTCTTTGCCATTTCTATAT tttga
- the LOC133672696 gene encoding receptor-like cytosolic serine/threonine-protein kinase RBK1 has protein sequence MALEGSETEESPEMETNDDITKKTEPPILEDPSPRCVLEIPISGTDSDHSSSSSSSSCSSGSTEKLVPERTGILRESNGIQWKQILDSFKKKSVRRFSVIPLISTYETIARKNLRRKLARIQHSADVFIDCEGIMAPKPSWRNFDYLELEAATDNFSSENLIGEGGHAKVYKGCLSDGQVVAVKKLMKTEKQEEDRVGDFLSELGIIAHINHPNAARLLGFSIDSGLHLVLEFLPHGSLASVLHGGSDCLEWKKRFKVALGIAEGLQYLHHDCPRRIIHRDIKASNILLNANFEAQISDFGLAKWLPENWIHHIVFPIEGTFGYLAPEYFMHGIVDEKTDVFAYGVLLLEIITGRRAVDSSRQSLVMWAKPLLEANNAKELADPRLGDDYDPIEMKHAMFTALMCIHHLPNTRPHMIRVVQLLRGEGAPVEFKQKTNAGRAVLLDGCDLQDYTCTTYLKDLNRHMQLVME, from the exons ATGGCTTTGGAAG GGAGTGAAACCGAAGAAAGCCCAGAAATGGAAACAAATGATGACATAACCAAGAAGACAGAGCCCCCCATCCTTGAAGACCCTTCACCAAGATGTGTATTGGAGATTCCTATTTCAGGTACGGACTCTGatcacagcagcagcagcagcagcagcagttgCAGCTCAGGTTCAACGGAGAAATTAGTCCCTGAAAGAACGGGGATCTTACGAGAGAGCAATGGTATTCAATGGAAACAAATACTTGATTCATTTAAGAAGAAATCAGTGAGGAGGTTTTCAGTGATTCCATTGATTTCAACGTACGAAACTATTGCCAGGAAGAATTTGAGAAGGAAATTGGCAAGAATCCAACATTCTGCTGATGTCTTTATTGATTGTGAGGGCATTATGGCGCCTAAACCTTCATGGAGGAATTTTGATTATCTAGAGCTTGAGGCTGCTACTGATAATTTCAGCTCTG AGAATTTGATCGGGGAAGGAGGTCATGCAAAAGTGTACAAGGGATGCTTATCTGACGGCCAGGTTGTCGCTGTAAAGAAGCTCATGAAAACTGAGAAGCAGGAAGAGGACAGAGTTGGTGATTTCTTATCAGAGCTTGGGATTATTGCGCATATAAATCACCCAAATGCAGCTAGATTGCTTGGTTTCAGCATTGATAGTGGTCTGCATCTTGTCCTTGAATTTTTACCACATGGCAGCCTCGCGTCAGTGCTCCACG GTGGATCAGATTGTCTAGAATGGAAGAAAAGGTTTAAGGTGGCTTTAGGAATAGCAGAAGGACTTCAGTATCTCCATCATGATTGCCCAAGGCGCATTATCCATAGAGACATCAAGGCCTCGAACATATTGCTCAACGCAAATTTTGAAGCTCAG ATTTCTGATTTTGGATTGGCAAAGTGGCTTCCAGAAAACTGGATTCACCATATTGTCTTCCCTATCGAAGGCACATTCGG ATACTTGGCTCCTGAATACTTTATGCATGGGATTGTTGATGAGAAGACCGATGTATTTGCTTATGGGGTTCTGTTACTTGAGATCATAACAGGTCGCCGTGCTGTTGATTCAAGTAGACAGAGCCTTGTGATGTGG GCAAAACCATTGTTGGAGGCAAATAATGCTAAAGAACTAGCTGATCCCAGGCTGGGAGATGATTATGATCCCATTGAAATGAAGCATGCCATGTTTACGGCTTTGATGTGCATTCACCACTTACCCAATACACGTCCACACATGATCAGA GTGGTGCAGCTCTTGAGGGGCGAGGGAGCACCTGTGGAGTTCAAGCAGAAGACGAATGCAGGGAGGGCAGTCCTTCTGGATGGCTGTGACTTGCAAGATTATACTTGTACTACTTACCTCAAGGATCTCAATCGTCATATGCAACTTGTGATGGAGTGA
- the LOC133672939 gene encoding AP2-like ethylene-responsive transcription factor AIL6 produces the protein MAPATNWLSFSPSPMEMLRSSESQFMSYESSSSASPHYLFDNFYADGWANPKESQVTTTTMAENSNILTSFIGPETQHQQVPKLEDFLGDSSSSINVRYSDNSQTETQDSSLTHIYNHQGSAAAYFNEQQDLKAIAGFQAFSTNSGSEVDDSASIAPTQLGGIESTGNELGFSNNAALSLGVNNDTSNNQGGSTEKLAIVSADNDCSKKIADTFGQRTSIYRGVTRHRWTGRYEAHLWDNSCRREGQARKGRQVYLGGYDKEEKAARAYDLAALKYWGPTATTNCPVSNYTKELEDMKYVSKQEFIASLRRKSSGFSRGASIYRGVTRHHQQGRWQARIGRVAGNKDLYLGTFATEEEAAEAYDIAAIKFRGLNAVTNFEMNRYNVEAIMKSALPVGGAAKRLKTSQDAEHKPNVGDNHQPQPRCNSYSTNNISFAAIQPASTAVPCGITFDASTALYHHNLVHHLQTTSNFAATDSSGSTSSMATAMTTLPQTAEYFTWPHQTY, from the exons ATGGCACCAGCTACTAACTGGCTTTCCTTTTCACCCTCTCCAATGGAAATGTTGAGGTCATCTGAATCTCAGTTCATGTCTTATGAGAGCTCCTCTTCTGCCTCTCCTCACTACTTGTTCGATAACTTCTATGCTGATG GCTGGGCAAACCCCAAAGAATCACAAGTCACGACCACAACAATGGCAGAGAACTCTAATATTCTGACAAGCTTTATAGGCCCAGAAACTCAACACCAACAAGTCCCAAAACTGGAGGATTTTCTTGGAGATTCTTCATCATCTATTAATGTTCGATATTCGGATAATAGCCAGACAGAGACCCAAGACTCGTCCTTGACCCACATCTATAATCATCAGGGCTCTGCAGCGGCTTACTTCAACGAGCAACAAGATCTTAAAGCAATTGCTGGGTTCCAAGCCTTTTCAACTAACTCAGGCTCAGAGGTTGATGACTCGGCTTCAATAGCTCCCACACAGCTTGGTGGTATTGAGTCGACTGGGAACGAGTTGGGGTTCTCTAATAATGCGGCCTTGTCACTTGGGGTGAATAATGATACTAGCAATAATCAGGGTGGCTCAACAGAGAAGCTTGCTATTGTTTCTGCTGACAACGATTGCTCTAAGAAGATTGCTGACACCTTCGGTCAGCGAACTTCTATTTACAGAGGAGTTACCAG ACATCGATGGACAGGCAGATATGAAGCGCATCTATGGGATAACAGCTGTAGGAGAGAGGGTCAGGCTAGAAAAGGGCGTCAAG TATACTTAG GTGGGTATGATAAGGAAGAAAAGGCAGCTAGAGCTTATGACTTGGCAGCTCTAAAATACTGGGGTCCAACTGCAACCACCAATTGCCCT GTTTCGAATTATACTAAAGAACTGGAGGATATGAAGTATGTGTCCAAGCAAGAATTCATTGCCTCATTGAGGAG GAAGAGTAGTGGTTTTTCACGGGGAGCCTCTATTTACAGGGGTGTCACAAG GCATCATCAACAGGGTCGTTGGCAAGCGAGGATAGGCCGTGTAGCTGGAAACAAGGATCTCTACCTTGGAACATTTG CCACAGAAGAGGAAGCAGCTGAGGCGTATGATATAGCTGCCATAAAGTTTAGGGGTCTGAATGCAGTGACCAATTTTGAGATGAACCGATATAATGTTGAAGCCATCATGAAGAGTGCTCTTCCAGTTGGTGGAGCAGCAAAGCGCTTAAAGACCTCACAAGATGCCGAGCATAAACCAAATGTAGGCGACAACCACCAGCCCCAGCCGCGGTGCAACAGCTATAGCACCAACAACATCAGTTTTGCTGCTATTCAGCCAGCTTCTACTGCAGTCCCATGTGGTATTACATTTGATGCTTCCACGGCCCTTTATCATCACAACCTCGTCCACCACCTCCAAACCACCAGCAATTTCGCAGCAACTGACTCCTCCGGTTCCACCTCATCCATGGCAACTGCAATGACTACTTTGCCGCAAACAGCTGAGTATTTTACATGGCCTCACCAAACTTATTGA
- the LOC133672572 gene encoding putative U-box domain-containing protein 50, with protein sequence MEIQSNLSFFLHVTCSTDVSKDFVYNPLRKDRQAALRVYSFPWKGDRRVQLVDRSTFISINQNLVFLKGEKEEGFMEDDQGVMVAKKANFRSWLGKMFTDNSHDSHQLPATSKALENENQWENYAQEIENYFEHLLSLNLDEEICKEENDILQAGSTEPGVAEDAVSTMAMSVAAKTASMRRRMEGTQKMIQMKREESKVNSERCAKAERAKCLCNSRVEGLEAKIQEEVLNRLDLSKSLDAENEQIQEIRRDIQESKKRLSSLVELRSEVYSKLQTSTMARSHVEVQLEKAVIARAQMVREIEELRRQRDVLRRRIEFCKEKDAVGTVAKLNELCCGYREYTTKDIRSATDNFSESLRLKSGGHWTNVYRGRINHTTVAIKMLSFDNGLSQEAFLAKVKALNSIRHPHLVAIIGSCSEPRCIIFEYMHNGSLRDILFSSSQRNHGKRNRAFRWNHRIRVAHEICSGLSFLHLARPRPFAQVHLTASNVLLDRNLVAKIGGFRLTQSPDANETLPNIQAFGVLLFQLLTGRNRTGLVEEAMAMDKTALLTVLDERAGKWPLDLAYELVGIATRCLECKVDFSLAKTREELEKITRKADDLVAKSGCEVVVNGSIDDREDSSEAPSIFLCPILQEVMKNPHVAADGFSYELEAIEEWLNTERDTSPMTNLRLKHKFLTPNHTLRSLIQEWNRRKSTAS encoded by the exons ATGGAAATCCAATCCAATCTGTCTTTCTTTCTCCATGTGACCTGCAGTACTGATGTTTCCAAGGATTTTGTTTACAACCCGT TAAGGAAAGATAGACAAGCTGCTCTCCGAGTATACAGCTTTCCGTGGAAAG GAGATCGAAGAGTGCAATTAGTGGATCGTTCCACATTCATCAGCATAAACCAAAATTTGGTGTTCCTTAaaggagaaaaggaagaaggatTCATGGAGGATGATCAAGGAGTGATGGTTGCAAAAAAGGCCAACTTTAGAAGCTGGTTAGGAAAAATGTTTACCGACAACTCCCATGATTCTCACCAGTTACCTGCCACGTCAAAGGCCCTAGAGAATGAAAATCAGTGGGAAAATTATGCCCAAGAGATTGAAAATTATTTCGAACATTTGCTGTCGTTGAATTTAGATGAAGAAATCTGCAAGGAAGAGAATGATATTTTGCAGGCTGGTTCAACGGAACCAGGTGTGGCAGAAGATGCTGTTTCTACTATGGCTATG AGTGTTGCAGCAAAAACGGCATCTATGAGAAGGAGAATGGAGGGAACCCAGAAAATGATTCAAATGAAGAGGGAAGAGAGTAAAGTCAATTCAGAAAGATGTGCAAAAGCTGAACGGGCTAAATGTTTGTGCAATAGCCGG GTTGAGGGACTTGAAGCGAAGATTCAAGAAGAGGTCTTGAATCGCTTAGATTTAAGTAAAAGCTTAGATGCCGAGAATGAACAAATTCAAGAAATCAGACGTGATATTCAAGAAAGCAAGAAGAGGCTAAGCTCCCTTGTTGAGCTCCGATCAGAGGTCTATAGCAAACTCCAAACATCAACCATGGCAAGATCACATGTGGAGGTTCAGTTAGAGAAGGCAGTCATTGCAAGAGCACAAATGGTTAGAGAGATCGAGGAGTTACGGAGACAAAGAGATGTTCTTCGGCGTCGAATCGAGTTCTGTAAGGAAAAGGATGCCGTGGGAACGGTGGCAAAGTTGAATGAATTATGTTGTGGTTACAGAGAGTACACTACAAAGGATATCAGATCAGCAACAGACAACTTTTCTGAGAGTCTAAGATTGAAATCCGGCGGGCATTGGACAAATGTATATCGTGGGCGTATCAATCACACGACTGTTGCAATCAAAATGCTCAGTTTCGATAATGGGTTGTCTCAAGAAGCTTTTCTAGCTAAG GTGAAGGCACTTAACAGCATTAGACACCCGCATTTGGTTGCCATTATTGGGTCTTGCTCTGAGCCCAGGTGCATCATTTTTGAATACATGCACAATGGAAGCTTAAGGGACATCTTGTTTTCGTCCTCTCAAAGAAACCATGGAAAAAGAAACCGGGCCTTCAGGTGGAATCATAGGATTCGGGTAGCTCATGAGATATGTTCAGGCCTGAGCTTCCTCCACTTGGCTCGACCCAGACCCTTTGCTCAAGTTCACTTGACCGCATCGAATGTCCTCCTCGATCGCAATCTAGTTGCTAAGATCGGTGGGTTCAGACTAACTCAGAGTCCAGATGCAAATGAAACGCTGCCCAATATTCAGGCTTTTGGAGTTTTATTGTTCCAACTTTTGACAGGGAGAAATCGGACCGGGCTGGTCGAGGAGGCGATGGCAATGGACAAGACAGCCCTGCTTACGGTTTTAGATGAGAGGGCCGGAAAGTGGCCATTGGACTTGGCTTATGAACTTGTTGGTATAGCAACGAGGTGTTTGGAGTGCAAAGTAGATTTCAGTCTAGCAAAAACGAGGGAAGAGCTTGAAAAGATTACTAGAAAAGCTGATGATCTAGTTGCCAAAAGTGGATGTGAGGTCGTAGTTAATGGAAGTATTGATGATAGAGAAGACTCAAGCGAAGCACCAAGCATTTTCCTCTGCCCTATATTACAG GAGGTAATGAAAAATCCGCATGTTGCAGCGGATGGATTTTCGTATGAGTTGGAAGCCATCGAGGAATGGCTAAACACAGAGCGGGATACTTCACCGATGACAAATTTAAGGCTTAAGCACAAATTCCTTACTCCGAATCACACCCTTCGTTCCCTAATTCAAGAATGGAATAGAAGGAAATCCACTGCTTCCTGA